The following coding sequences lie in one Phragmites australis chromosome 8, lpPhrAust1.1, whole genome shotgun sequence genomic window:
- the LOC133926604 gene encoding U-box domain-containing protein 21-like has translation MVSPMSRATRPVSRLVPEVPLLRRSKQAAAGEEVAVPVHFRCPISLDLMRDPVTAPTGITYDRESVEGWLARGHATCPVTGCPVRLAELVPNHATRRMIQDWCVANCVSGVERVPTPKVPIGDVDAAEAVAAVSAAARRGDVAGCGVAAARARALGKESDRNRRFIQAAGAARVLSAAFGSLAGESVEGASALSGAMREILAALTLFFPLDDESRRCIASPASLKSLVSVMSHGELVARASAAVVLRELASSVDRCTVEAVLRTAGICDALVGLVRNPVSPQATKAALVTAYYLVSGSDLAAARLAELGAVPVVVELLVDADKGTSEKALAVLDGVLCVDAGRAAAHAHALAVPVFVKKMFRVSDMATEFAVSALWRLCRAAEEGAAACRAEALRVGTFQKLLLLLQVGCGGVTKERASELLRMLNGRSRGRIECIETVDFNGLKRPF, from the coding sequence ATGGTTTCGCCGATGTCTCGTGCGACGAGACCTGTGTCGAGGCTGGTGCCGGAGGTTCCGTTGCTGAGGCGGAGCAAGCAGGCGGCAGCgggcgaggaggtggcggttCCGGTGCACTTCCGGTGCCCGATCTCGCTGGACCTGATGCGGGACCCGGTCACGGCGCCCACGGGGATCACGTATGATCGGGAGAGCGTCGAGGGGTGGCTGGCGCGGGGGCACGCCACCTGCCCCGTCACCGGCTGCCCAGTGCGGCTCGCGGAGCTCGTGCCCAACCACGCCACGCGACGGATGATCCAGGACTGGTGCGTCGCCAACTGCGTGAGCGGGGTGGAGCGGGTGCCCACGCCCAAGGTGCCCATTGGGGATGTGGACGCCGCGGAGGCGGTAGCGGCCGTGTCGGCCGCGGCCAGGCGCGGGGACGTGGCGGGGTGCGGGGTCGCGGCTGCGAGGGCGAGGGCGCTCGGCAAGGAGAGCGACCGCAACCGGCGGTTCATCCAGGCGGCCGGCGCGGCGCGCGTGCTGTCGGCTGCGTTCGGGAGCCTCGCCGGCGAGAGCGTCGAGGGTGCCAGCGCGCTCTCGGGCGCGATGCGGGAGATCCTGGCCGCACTGACCTTGTTCTTCCCGCTCGACGACGAGTCAAGGCGCTGCATTGCCTCCCCGGCCTCGCTCAAGTCTCTAGTCTCGGTGATGTCCCACGGCGAGCTCGTCGCGCGGGCCAGCGCTGCCGTCGTGCTCCGCGAGCTCGCCTCCTCCGTCGACAGGTGCACCGTCGAGGCCGTCTTGAGGACTGCAGGCATATGCGATGCGCTCGTTGGACTCGTCAGGAACCCGGTCTCCCCGCAAGCCACCAAGGCCGCGCTTGTCACGGCCTACTACCTCGTCTCCGGCTCCGACCTCGCGGCcgcccgcctcgccgagctCGGTGCGGTGCCCGTCGTCGTGGAACTCCTAGTGGACGCTGACAAGGGAACGAGCGAGAAGGCACTCGCCGTGCTCGACGGCGTCCTGTGCGTCGACGCCGGCCGCGCGGCCGCGCACGCGCACGCGCTGGCCGTGCCGGTGTTCGTCAAGAAGATGTTCCGCGTGTCCGACATGGCCACAGAGTTCGCCGTCTCGGCACTCTGGCGCCTCTGCCGCGCGGCCGAAGAGGGCGCCGCCGCGTGCCGCGCCGAGGCGCTGCGTGTGGGCACGTTccagaagctgctgctgcttctccagGTGGGCTGCGGCGGCGTCACCAAGGAGCGCGCAAGCGAGCTGCTCAGGATGCTCAACGGCCGCTCCAGAGGCAGAATCGAGTGCATCGAGACAGTCGACTTCAATGGGCTCAAGAGGCCATTTTGA